From one Candidatus Poribacteria bacterium genomic stretch:
- a CDS encoding DUF433 domain-containing protein translates to MGVIKSHIEITPGVCGGKPRIAGHRIRVQDIVIMHDRMGKDPYEIANHYPLITLADVYAALVYYMDNMEEIRRDITEAEKLEDEMRTKTPSLLMQKLKERTQKDASSD, encoded by the coding sequence ATGGGGGTAATTAAATCACATATTGAAATCACACCGGGTGTTTGCGGTGGCAAACCTCGCATTGCTGGACACCGCATTCGGGTGCAAGACATCGTGATAATGCACGATAGAATGGGCAAGGACCCATACGAGATTGCTAATCACTACCCTTTAATTACATTAGCCGATGTTTATGCCGCACTGGTCTATTATATGGACAACATGGAAGAAATTCGCAGGGACATTACGGAGGCAGAGAAATTAGAGGATGAGATGCGTACCAAGACCCCTTCTCTACTGATGCAGAAGCTCAAGGAACGCACTCAAAAAGATGCCTCAAGCGATTAA
- a CDS encoding Gfo/Idh/MocA family oxidoreductase, with the protein MSKLNIALVGAGRRGGGAHLPVIAKLKDVYNLVAICDIDQAVAQQYAEQYGANPYTSVRDLVAHEKLDAVDITVPGIAHHAIACFMADAGVNIIVETPIAVTLPMTDLMIETAQRNNVKLEVAENYYRAPRERFLSAVIDSGVIGEVGRIYRIFYEGGYHGMSMLRLRANGEPKSILGIAQSTPVIPIIDRMKRHHTSDNWTFGFLEFDNNATALMVYSNVIHARSLGRGQGGISQIDGSKGTIVGEEIHVVPPEDLENGAKSIGYQPKRTTIDVDGTEVIEKIELELPDQLITWENPLRDYPLTEGQVPVADELLSLANAIIHDTEPEYGAQLGRQDQEMNIAMSESAKQSRATLTFPLTDLTETERDIHDNYEGQHGHPIDDVEAGIDLFFPRQ; encoded by the coding sequence ATGTCAAAACTAAATATCGCGCTGGTCGGTGCAGGCAGACGCGGTGGGGGTGCACACCTCCCTGTCATTGCCAAACTGAAAGATGTCTACAACCTCGTCGCAATTTGTGATATAGACCAAGCGGTCGCTCAACAATACGCCGAGCAATATGGTGCGAACCCCTATACCAGCGTCCGAGATCTGGTGGCACATGAAAAACTAGATGCAGTGGATATCACCGTGCCCGGAATCGCACATCACGCCATCGCCTGTTTTATGGCAGATGCCGGCGTGAACATCATCGTCGAGACACCAATCGCCGTGACATTGCCGATGACAGATCTCATGATCGAAACGGCGCAGAGAAACAACGTCAAACTAGAAGTGGCAGAAAACTACTACCGTGCACCACGAGAACGTTTTCTATCCGCTGTGATTGATTCGGGCGTGATAGGCGAGGTGGGGCGAATCTACCGAATCTTCTACGAAGGCGGCTACCACGGCATGAGTATGCTTCGGCTGCGTGCGAACGGAGAGCCGAAGTCTATCCTCGGTATCGCCCAATCCACGCCAGTCATCCCAATCATCGATCGCATGAAACGTCACCACACAAGTGATAACTGGACATTCGGCTTCCTAGAGTTTGACAATAACGCAACTGCTCTGATGGTCTATTCCAACGTCATTCATGCCCGTTCACTGGGACGTGGGCAGGGCGGTATTTCGCAGATTGACGGTAGCAAAGGAACTATTGTCGGCGAGGAGATCCACGTTGTACCGCCCGAAGATTTGGAGAACGGCGCGAAAAGTATCGGTTATCAGCCGAAGCGTACGACAATTGATGTAGATGGAACTGAGGTGATAGAGAAGATTGAACTAGAACTTCCAGACCAACTGATTACATGGGAAAACCCACTAAGGGACTACCCACTCACCGAAGGACAGGTCCCGGTCGCCGATGAATTGTTGAGCCTCGCGAATGCAATTATCCATGACACCGAGCCGGAGTACGGCGCACAACTCGGACGGCAAGATCAGGAGATGAATATCGCCATGAGTGAATCCGCCAAACAGAGTCGAGCTACTTTGACCTTCCCGTTGACCGATCTCACCGAAACCGAGCGCGACATACACGACAACTATGAAGGACAGCATGGTCATCCGATCGATGATGTCGAAGCTGGCATTGACCTCTTCTTCCCGCGTCAATGA